The Lacticaseibacillus rhamnosus DNA window GACGTGACCTTATCGAGCTTGAAAACAGCAATATCATCCGGCGGCACTACGGTACGGTGCAGTTACTGCAAGGAAACAATCTGGAATTTACGTATGAAAAAAGACGTAACGAAAACGCACGTCTTAAACGCGTCATTAGTCGCCAAATTGCCGCGAAGATTCCCAGCAAAGCAGCTTTCTTTATCGATGGTAGTTCTACCTTTTTCAGTCTGCCCGAGCTTCTACACGAACAGGTCGGCTTGCACGTCATTACCAATAACGTAAACATGGGGATGCAATTTAATTCATTAAACAATGTCGAAACGATTATTCTTGGTGGCAAAATGGCCCCAAGAACTGCTTCAACTTTGGGCGCAACGACGATAAACGAAATTCAAAGTTTTCGTCCTGACTTTGCCCTGCTTTCAATAGGCTCGATCGATGCTGACGGTATCTATGTAGCTGACCCAGAGCAAGCAGCCGTTAAAGAAGCCATGATAGATGCTGCAAAATGCGTCATTCTTGGCATCGATTCAACCAAATTCAATCAAAGTGACTACATTCGTATCACAAATATGGATCAAATCAGTGAGATTATAACTGATACGCAACCCGCGCCAGAATACGGAAATTTGTTTGATGATCATCATATTCAACTCACTTATCCGAAAGCGCATCATCATTTGGCTGACTGAAACAACTCGCTGTCTTATTCATACCTGATAGCTGTAAACAAAATAGACGCTAGTAAAACCAACTTGGGCTTACTAACGTCTATTTGTTATCGTTAAAAGATGATGTTCCCGCGGTTCCCCATCCCTAGGTATCGCGCTGAAATTGCAGTCAGAAAATCCACTACTTTAGGCGACAATTTTTGTCCAATTGCTAAAGGTTGAAGCTTTGTTCTAATTTCAAAGGCTATTCCTTCTTCATTATTGCCTCTTTGACGTCGAATTTCTGCATGTTTCAAAATTTCTAATTCAGGTCCGGTTGTCTCGGGATCTGCGATAAGTTCCGGTAATTGATCCAGTACTGATGGTTTCTTTTTCATAAAAGGTCCCTCCAAACGGTTAGCGACATTGCTATGGACCGTGCAACCCTGCTATTGTCTTGTTGAACAATACTAAGTTAATTTTTGCACCTATCATCTTCATTATCAAGTGACACATCTTGCTCGGATGATACCTGAGTGACTTCTCAACCCGCCCACTTTTAACAAGCACCTTTCCTCCAACTTTCATCCACAACCCAAAAAGCCCACCAATTGCCTTCAACAATCAGTGGGCTCTTTAGAGTGTGTTTAGGAGGTATCCTACCATGTACAGATAACGTTACACTTTTAGCGTTACCTGACTGATAAGTGAATCGCCATGAAGAAAAGCTAGATTAGGCGTTAAGTCAAACCGTTTGGCCAGTTGTTCCAGATTTTCGTCCGTGATTTCGTTGATGATGCGGCCGCCTTGAGCCTGAATAGCGGTGTAGATTGTCGCCGCTTTTTCAACAGTTTCAATTAAGCCATACGTTTCATCAATGGAATCGCCAGCGCCGAAGATTCCGTGTTGCGGCCACATGACGATTCGGAAGTCGGCCATTTTTTGGGCGGTTGCCTGACCGATTTCGTTGGTGCCTGGGGTCATATATGGCAAGACGCCGATGCCTTCGGGGAAGACCACAATGGATTCAGCCTGCATCTTCCACAAAATGCGGGAAAAGAGCTTCTCTTCCAGCGGCAGCGTAAAGGACATGGCAACCAGATTGGTAGGATGGCAGTGCATCACCACGCGCTGATTTGGATCCTGCTTTAGCCGTTGAATGTGGGTCATCAGATGGGATGGAAATTCGCTGGTCGGTTGTCCGCCATCATTGAAGCCCCATAGTAGGTCAACACTATGGCCGTCTTTAGCAATTTGCACTAAGCCCGTGTCGCGGGCCGGAAAATCCTTGACATTTTTGAAGTAGCGCCCGGTTCCGGTGACCAGAAAATACTGGCCAGCCAGTTCACTGGCATCGAACTTAATTGGCAAGTTGCGCTTGACTTCATGCACATCGCCATAAGGGGCAATTTCAGCAGCCGTTAACCGGTAGCTGACATTACCGCCATTGCGTTCGTCCCAGCCATGTTGATAAAGGTTCCAGGTGACTTTGCGCATTTGTGCCACATACGGTGACTCGACAAAGCTCTGGGTATATTCGGGATTCAAAAATTGTTTCTTGTTATCCATTAGGCGTTTTCCTTTCAGAATTGACGAATTAGTGGACCAACTTGGCATCGCGTTTGAATTGAACGTCTTTTTCATACTGGTGAATGTTGTTCATCCAGTCGAAGCCGACCGGGGTGTTGTGATCCTGGCAGAACTTGTCCCAAACAGCGCCGAATGGGAATGACTTCAATTCTTCGGTTTCAATTAAGCGGGTGGTGAAGTCGGCATTGAGTTCGTCTTTCTTCAATTGGTCAATCGGTGCCAGCATTGCCTGCAGCAAGCTCTTTTGGGTGGCCCGGGCACCTACGACCCAAGCTGCGACCCGATTGATGGTGGCGTCAAAGAAGTCAAGGCCGATGTGCGTGCGATCAAGATAACCGTCCCGAACCAGTGACCGGGTAATCCGAATCAGCGCATCGTCCATGATGACAACGTGGTCAGAGTCCCAACGAACCGGACGGGAAACATGCATGAACAGCCCTTTGCCAAATGGGAAGAAGGCGCTGAACTTGTCGGAAACATCTTCAGTTGGGTGGAAGTGTCCGGCGTCAATTGTCCATAACTTGTTTCGACTGATCGCATAGTTTTGATAGAACTCGTGGGAACCAGTGGTGTAGGATTCGATTCCGGTACCAAACAGTTTGCCTTCGAAGGATTCGATAGTGTTCTTTTCTGGCAGCGGATCTTTGATGATTTCGTCCAAGGCTTTGAGCAAGCGCAGCCGTGGGGTCTTTTTGTCAATTGGGTTATCCTTAAAGCCATCCGGTAACCAGAAGTTATTAACAACCTGACTGCCTAACTTTTCGCCAATGTAGTTGGAAATTTCCCGACTGATCTTGCCGTGGCGGATCCAGAAGTCACGCACTTTGGGATCGGGTGATGAAACCGTCATGTTATCCTTTACCATTGGATGGGAGAAGAAAGTGCCGTTAAAGTCGAGACCAACGCCTTCTTGCTTTGCCCAGTCGATCCAGTAATCAAAGTCTTCTGGCTCAAGTGTATCAAGATCGCGCTTCTTATCCGTTACCGCATAGATGGCGTGCAGCTGAACCCGATGCTTGCCGGGAATCAGGCTTAAAGCTTCGTGCATATCTCCGGCTAATTCATCCGGTGTGCGCGCAATCCCCGGAT harbors:
- a CDS encoding DeoR/GlpR family DNA-binding transcription regulator — translated: MSQSPAKFERLNEIIQILRETPEISIAQLSKQMFTSKSTLRRDLIELENSNIIRRHYGTVQLLQGNNLEFTYEKRRNENARLKRVISRQIAAKIPSKAAFFIDGSSTFFSLPELLHEQVGLHVITNNVNMGMQFNSLNNVETIILGGKMAPRTASTLGATTINEIQSFRPDFALLSIGSIDADGIYVADPEQAAVKEAMIDAAKCVILGIDSTKFNQSDYIRITNMDQISEIITDTQPAPEYGNLFDDHHIQLTYPKAHHHLAD
- a CDS encoding bacteriocin immunity protein produces the protein MKKKPSVLDQLPELIADPETTGPELEILKHAEIRRQRGNNEEGIAFEIRTKLQPLAIGQKLSPKVVDFLTAISARYLGMGNRGNIIF
- the rhaD gene encoding rhamnulose-1-phosphate aldolase is translated as MDNKKQFLNPEYTQSFVESPYVAQMRKVTWNLYQHGWDERNGGNVSYRLTAAEIAPYGDVHEVKRNLPIKFDASELAGQYFLVTGTGRYFKNVKDFPARDTGLVQIAKDGHSVDLLWGFNDGGQPTSEFPSHLMTHIQRLKQDPNQRVVMHCHPTNLVAMSFTLPLEEKLFSRILWKMQAESIVVFPEGIGVLPYMTPGTNEIGQATAQKMADFRIVMWPQHGIFGAGDSIDETYGLIETVEKAATIYTAIQAQGGRIINEITDENLEQLAKRFDLTPNLAFLHGDSLISQVTLKV
- a CDS encoding L-rhamnose isomerase — protein: MVKPEEVDKAYEVAKQRYAEIGVDTDAAMKELEKVPLSVHCWQGDDIHGFLFPNQELTGGIGVSGNYPGIARTPDELAGDMHEALSLIPGKHRVQLHAIYAVTDKKRDLDTLEPEDFDYWIDWAKQEGVGLDFNGTFFSHPMVKDNMTVSSPDPKVRDFWIRHGKISREISNYIGEKLGSQVVNNFWLPDGFKDNPIDKKTPRLRLLKALDEIIKDPLPEKNTIESFEGKLFGTGIESYTTGSHEFYQNYAISRNKLWTIDAGHFHPTEDVSDKFSAFFPFGKGLFMHVSRPVRWDSDHVVIMDDALIRITRSLVRDGYLDRTHIGLDFFDATINRVAAWVVGARATQKSLLQAMLAPIDQLKKDELNADFTTRLIETEELKSFPFGAVWDKFCQDHNTPVGFDWMNNIHQYEKDVQFKRDAKLVH